The sequence TTACGGACCAGGGGCAGACTGAATCCTTGAAACTTATTCTTCTTGATGAGTTCATAGAGATTCATACTTAGTAGTTCAAAGGTCATACATATGTGGTTACGGAAGGAAAAACTCTCATAGATATGGATAACATTCATGTTGTTGTCCTTGTCTTGCTTCCTCAAATGGTCTAGTATTTTGatttcctctgctgcctgccTGTGAAATCTCTTTTCGTTCCTCACCATTTTCAAGGCGATGTATTGGTGGAGTTTGTGGTCATAAGCTTTCACCACCTGCCCAAAGCTGCCTTTTCCAATTACCTTGATGACTTCATATCGATATGCTATATGATCATGTGGCACATAGAGATAAGAGCCCTGATCATCATCGTAGCTATTATTATTTGGTGCTCCAATAATTCCTGGTCTCTTTTTAGAATTTGGTCCAACAAAATAGATTTCTGAATAGCTAGCTATTTCCTGTTCCTCATACGGTGTAAGTTTGTGTATATAGTGTTTTTTTGCCTCCACTGCAGTCATTGGCTCCCCTTTAGGCCTCGTGGAGATGTCATAGGATTTTATGGAACTGGAGCTGCCTTTTAGTTGGATGGAGCTCTCCAGTTTGTGAGAAGGCAGGGTACTTTTATCAATGGCACTGAGACTATTGTTTGGTGTTGCACATGCTGTCAATTTTGACTCGGCTTCTTCATACAATTCTTGACCTTGGAAGTGTTGATCACCTCCAACACGAAATTGATCAGTCATGGTACCTGTATAGTCACTCTCCTGAAACAGAAGAAAACCAAATTCCTGTTGTGAATGCTTGATGAAATTATCTCAAAAACTATAAACCTACAATGTAAATGTGTTATTCATACCTCTAAATACAGTATAATGATTTATGAAGGATATATGTTGAATACTTTTCTCTCTAAAGATCAGCTTATGCAAGACTTATAAACTCCACTGATGTTTGAGTAGGCTTGTTTATTGTTTCACTTCCATGCTCTTGAATAAAAATAATAAATGTTTGTTGTCTGACAATCAATCCTCCCAATCAATGACCTCGACGTGATTTCTTGATTTTAATTATTCTTTTTCTACACTGCCGTGGACACTCTGCCTCTGACCTTCATTTGCTTGTTGCTCCTAAGTTAAGAATAAGTCTTGGTCTTGAAATTAAAACTGATTGCACCATCTCCAATCTAACTACTTAAACCTGAGAAGTAACTGCTAAACTGCGTATCTGATCTCAGTTACTTTACATTTTTACAGGACAAATAGTCACAGAGTTACTGCACAAATCTTTCCATTTAAAACAAATAGTACCACTATATGCCTGATAAAGAGCACAAAAGTGTGACCTCATAATCTTTCAGCCAAAACTCATATGCTGACTATACATCTACCTACATGAAATGATTTTGAGAAGTCTCACGTCCAGATTCAAATAATCCAACATCACATTTACTAACAATCTGATATGAGATCACGAAGGGAAACTTTAAAGATGGCTGTGTAAGAAAGCTTAAACAAAATGTGAATGCTGGTGAGTTAGGGGTGCTTTTTGAATATTAGTATACACCAGCCATTAGTGCTTAATGTTGTTGAAAACTCATTTGCCACTCTGGTGAAATTAAAAATCTGTTGATGATAATGTATGGAAAAACCTATTTCAGAATGCAGATTTCCTTGATATAAAAGTACAAATATGTTGTGAGGAACATTCATCTTAAAAAACACAGAGTTGTAATATGACCATACCAATAATCATAACCTGACTGAACATGTCAGCACCAAATAAGGACAACCAGTGTTGTTTCCATTTTATTACAATTATGTGCAACTTGAATGGATGCCAACTTACTAACACCGTGCTTCCCCTTGATTGCTGCAAGTGAATTTCATTCAATTATTCTAGTGGTTCTCCTAGATGCAACCTGAGGATGAAaattgtaagaccataagacataggagtggaagtaaggccattcggcccatcgagtccactccgccattcaatcatggctgatgggcatttcaactccacttacccgcattctccccgtagcccttaattccccgagacaacaagaatcaatcaatctctgccttgaagacatttagcgtcccggcctccactgcactctgcggcaatgaattccacaggcccaccactctctggctgaagaaatgtctccgcatttctatactgaatttaccccctctaattctaaggctgtgtccatgggtcctagtctcctcacctaacggaaacaatttcctagcgtccaccctttccaagccatgtattatcttgtatgtctctattaagtctccccttaatcttctaaactccaatgaatacaatcccaggatcctcagccgttcctcatatgttagacctaccattccagggatcatccgtgtgaatctccgctggacacgttccagtgccagtatgtccttcctgaggtgtggggaccaaaactggacacagtactccaaatggggcctaaccagacctttataaagtctcagtagcacaacggtgcttttatattccaaccctcttgagataagtgacaacattgcattcgctttcttaatcacggactcaacctgcatgttgacctttacagaatcctcgactagcactcccagatccctttgtactttgataGGTACTTTGATCCCTTTGTAATTGTGATAGGTAATTGGCTGCTCATACTCTACGGAAGGTTTCTGGAACTGAAAGCATCCCCCTCCCATGGCAAATGTTTCCTGACAAGATTAATATTCATTTCTAGGCATTCTGACATTTCATTCCAGTTCCACTGGCATGGTGTTGTGAAAAGGAAGGCCCATCCCCATCTTCTAAATGGAATTCCGGGTGGGCAGTGAATGTAGGTAGGTCAAGTCTGcagtgcccacatcctgtgaagcAGTAATGAAAAAAACAAAAGGAGTCCAGGCACACAGTGCAGACCTCAATGATACAACTACCAGGCAAGTAGCCTCCAGCACTTAAATTATTTTGCCTCTCCTGAAATGATCAATTTGCCATTCAGTGTGAAGTGTTCATGGTTGGAGATACCCCATCCAGtgttctgctctttgtgagtGTTCTGCACAAATTTCTCTTACAACATGATTGATTCAATACAAGAAGGCTGACTGTTAGTGAGTGTGTCATGGAGGACCTAACGTAAGGCATGTAAGGAGGTTGTTAAAATAGAGGAAAGGAGATTAATGTCTGACAGGCAAATGACTGCCatgaggagaaaagggaagccaTGGTGTGAGATTCAGAGTTATGTAACTCACCCTCCTCTTTCCCCCAGCCGGAGCCACAACAAGAATTAGTTATACAATTGTTACTTACAGAGGGCTAATTCAGCAGCTAATGTACTTCTTTGTCTACTCTGGTCAAATCATTGAGCACTTTACTATATTGACCTAAATTTCTCGAGATGAGAAGAGTTTGGTTCTCACTGGTAATGCTGTTTGCTCCACAAGTGAAATTTTTGGAAGGTTTCCCATGATAGTCACCTATAGCCTAATTTCCTGATTTTAGTTGCAACTTTTGTAGACACAGGCCAGGGTCTGAACTTGTGTTATTTCCTGTGCCAATTGCTTCAACTGGCTACAAATACCAACTGGTCCTGTAATACAGATTCTTGCGATGGAGTGCAAGACATTAGTGAGGCATTTGACTGCTTCTTACAGAACTGCTATTTTTGCATGATTTGTTGCAATCTATAGCCAGAGCTGACTAACGAAAGGCTGCACTTAAATCCCCAGTCATCCAAGAAGATAAGTTCTATTTTATTCAATGAGCACTACTCCCAAATGATAAGCAAATGTTCTAACTAGGAAAATCTCCTCAAAATACCTTGTGAAATCAAACAGGCAATAGAAGCAGCATATTTCACATCAGACGCAATTGATCTGCTAGATTGTCCGGCTAACCATAAAATTGTATTTGAAGGGTCTTAAAGGTTATCTAAGGTGGACATGTTAACTCTCATCATTCAGGGTCTCAacaaatgagattagattactgtCTGCTACACCCTCCTGTCCTATGACATAATGCACCTCACATGTTTTGCATGAATTGGTATGCTGAAATCTACTGTGTCATTGTGCTACATCAGGCAGTAATTCACAACATCTCAATAATGAGGCAGAGTTATGGCAGCAAAGGAAAGAAAATGAAATAAATCTTGGGTCCCACTACCTCATGTGACTTCCCACTTGACATGCCCAAAAACCACTGTGTCGAAAATCACTCTGCTCAGTCACATGAAGACCCAAGGCAAAGAGCTCGCAATCCTGATGTCACCTTCAAATTGATGGATAGCCAATGATGACAATGCTATGCTTGATCTGTCAAATGACTAACCCATTAATACTGTGCCATAATGAGTCTGTCCATTATATCTGACAGCACCATACAATACAAATGGCTAAACATGGCTGTCATGAGTAACCAATAATAATTGGTTCTTCTTTCATCTTATGTGTGTTCTAGAATTGTATATACAAACATTCCCAGCAATGTGTTCATCTAGTAGCATTTCAGCTTTAATTAACTATAATCTGATAAGCAAAGTGTCTATCTATAACTTATTTTATATTATTTAACAAAGATCAAGGTAATTTTGCATTTTTCAGTGTCAAATATCTTTTCTGATTAAATACAAGACTTAGATAATTGAAAGAGGAGGTGGAATTTTGAAAAAGAAATCAAATGGAGGACGATGAAGTGCTGGCAGAaaagaggagttgaggcctggggcagatcagccatgctctTTTGAAAGGTGGGGCAAGTTTAAGGAGCTGAATAGCCTACGCCTAATCCTGCTCCTGGATCTAATGCTGTTAGCTTTGTGTCAGGTCTATGAAAAAATTGTTTCGGATCAAGATTCCTCTGTACTGCACACTGGGATAAGCACTGAAACACAGCAGTGTGGTTTCACTATAACGTGCACCAATGGAGTGGCTAGTTCTGGGAGCACCAAAGACTGCCAAAAGCTGTTCAATTATACAGTTTTTTTGTGCAATGAAGTTGGGTTCACTGGGAACTAGATTAACACGGACCACACTGTTGATTAAAATTAAGGCATTTTAATAGTCAGCAGATAGAAGAGGCCTTCATCCTATTTCCATGCAGTTTTCACGAAAGGAATCTTTAGTATCAGAGAACATGGGTCACATTTTGTCATTCTAATGCTGGACAAATCTTTACCATGTTGCTGAAAATGAAGTTGGGGAGCTATACATTCAAACTTTACAGCTGTTGGTCATAATATTGACTGGTGTAGAAAACATGGCAGTTAACAAAGCATGCATGATTCCAGTATGCACACTCGAAGTGATATTTGGTTCAGGCTTTTTAATGTTGCCTCAATTTTAATTTCTCTGAGTTTGAAACCTTCACCAAGGTGAATAGGTTTCAAAGCCTGTGTGAAACATGACAAGTCTGTCAGTTTGTGAACATTGCGAGAGCGTCATGTAGGATCAGGTATGTTTTCACAGGTACTAATAAAAGGTCTTATCAATTTAAAacgtcatcattagattctgttTGATAAGTTAGTTATGTTCCCAATGCAATGATTGATCATAGAGCTTTGTTGTCAAAACATAGGTGATCAGTAAATTGACCACCATTGTGTAAGCTTGCAGATGCATTTGAGTACTCTCTCCAGGAAACCTTCTTTGCATGCAGCACTTGGACACTGAGACTTTGGTGTATTCATTGATTTAAAGTTCAGATATCTGTTAAGCTCCTGAAATTGCTGAACAGATACATGACTTCTGTGACTAAAAGTTCATCTCTTGAGCTTTGAAATGTGAGCAGATAGCTAGTCAATTGTTCAGTAAACTTCAGATGTACTTTGTGTTTAGGTCTGGAAGATTGGTTTGTATAGTTGTGGAATGGAATCTCATTATGAATAGTTGGCTACATTCCTACCCGCACTAAGTGGTTTGGTTCAGCAAGGATTGTATTCACAGTTTTGAAGGGAGCTGAGAGCTTTGTCTAATTGACAGCTTTCTGATGAGTTCATCAGATTAACTTGCATGGTCAACTCTTCATTACCAAATTTATCATCAAAATCCAGCCTCATGGTTTGCAATCTCTTTCCATGTTAATTACTGGACAGGATATTGTAAAAGGAACTTCTGCATGTTTTCTCTGTTAGGTATTTTAAGTGACCAAGATGTTGATCTGGGGTCATGCAATCATAAAATTTGCATAATGCATACTGGAAAAATGTATATTTAATTAACCTTATGTCGTTATCCTATATTATTATTAGACATTAATGTCCTGCTCAATGCCAACCCAGAAGTCTAGTACTGGGGATCCCAGCTGTTCACACAAAATCTGATTGACAACATCTCTGTGGGACTGACAGTGCCCACAATAAAGAGGTGCATATTTACATGTTTTTCCATCTATTGCACTGTTAGCAACTTTAAACAAAGATTTAAATTTCTCTCATTATGTGAGCTACAGCATGTTGGCAGAATTATTTAGATGTCTGACAAACATAGACTATTGTCACTGAAAGAAACACACATGCATATTTACCAAAAGGGAGCTACAGCAAACGAGCTCAGGAGGTAGATAGAGGGGTACATGAACCCCATGCAGAACTCTGACCAAATGCAGTGAACACTCATCAACATTGTTTTCTCTTGAGGCCTGCAAACTGTTCTTTCCGGGATCAGGAAAGAATTCAGAACTTTGAAAATCTATTTGAAATAAAATTGCTCAGTCAGGGGTTTTTACACACTAAATTGATTTCCCCATAGCTATGTACTATTACAGTAAGCATTTCTTCATGCATTGATTATACATCTAATTAATCTGCATTATTTCTTAGTGTAGCTTATATAAAAGGAATTTAAAATGGAGTCTGTTCATCCCAAGGGTTAATGAAGTTGAGTCAGTAAGTCTGTGAGCTCACCAGATTTCAAATTTTTTGAATCATTTTATACAATGTTAaagtcactggcaaggccagaatTCTTTTTCTCCATTCCTATTtgccccttgaactgagtggatcAGACATCTAAGGGTCAACTATATGCTATGGGTCTGGCCAGGATGGAAATTTCCTTCTATTAAGGATTTTAGTAAATCAGGTGGTTTTTTTACATCAATGGTAGTCATTATTATTGAgactagttttcaattccagattttattgatcAAATTTACATTCCACCAATAGCCATGGTGATATTTGAACTAATGTTCCCAATGCAGAATTTGGCATCTGAAACACaaattcagtgacattaccactctgTACTACTTCCCCTTAATTGTCCCTATTCTTCGACATTTGCTAACATTGATATTATTTCTGCTGCTCTGAACTGGTATGAATGTCGTCTGCAAATATGGCCCTCTTGAGGAGTTGGCAATGTCATTCGGAATTTCAGATAGCTTAACATTCCCCTTAATGACGAGTTTGAAATTTGCTGTGTTTTTGGTGAGGATTACTTTGTACTTGTTTATAGTTGCACTGGTCATCTACTTCCATATACTGCAGGTGAAGCTGACACTGCTTGTGCACCAGGTATAAAGGTCAAAGTTTAACATACTGTTTTGTAAGGAGATGAAGCCCATTAACTTAATACAGACTGACCTTCACATAATGTCAGTCCATTTAATGTTATTTTTCTAGAACACTGTTTTCTTTCAAGGGCCTTTTTTTAATGTACATTCTTAGTTCTGGTTTAATTTCACGCCTGACATGTCATCACATCAGCCCGTGTCAGGCACATGGTGCCAAGAGAATGTTGATTCTTTATGCCTTTCTCATTAACAACTAGATAAATTAGCCTTCTGTGCCACAAGAAAAAGAGAAATTGCATCCCTTTAAAAGGACATAAATGCCATTTCTTCACCCACCTTTAAAACTGACTTCAACAGTGAGAAAATTCTAGTTAAATCAGTGCAGTGAGTGCTTTCTTCCCAGTACTGGGGGCAGCCCAGAGCAGTTTGGCAGCTCACTCTTTACGATATTGTGGAGATGCTGGAGTTAAGGATGaagcagagctctgaaagcttgtaatttcaaataaacttgttggactataacctggtgtcattatTTGATTTTTGGCCTTTAGGTATACTGGATCAGCAAAAGGCATTTTTCAAAACACAGGAAAAAAAGCAAAACCAATGTATTCCAGCAGGAGACATGACTTTTTAATAATGAAACAAACAACAGGTGAGGAATtacagtgagatagagagggcAAAGGACACTCATTGGTCAAACAAAGTGAAAGCATAAACCACACAATGGATGTGAATAAGAAGCTGTAATGGGGCTGCAGCATTTTCACTGAGCTGTCGTGCAGCAGGTAGAAACAAAACTGTGAAAAAGAGCCaaacaatatttttttaaaaaatagggaTTAGGGCACGGTTGAACTCTACCAAAAGACATAAGCACCATGCCATAGCCACCACCTAGTTCTGTTTAAATAATATTAAATCCATCAATGTCAACCTTTTGGTACTGCAAGCCACAAAATGAGATAAACCAAAAAGTTTCCATAATATTTCAGAAACCTGAAATATTCATCTACCACAGAAATTTACTTTTAAAAAagctaatatatatatatatatatacaccaaTTTATAGATGTCAGTTTATGCATTAGTTCTGTTATATTCAGAGATATATTTCAGTATTTCAACATGTATTTTGTCTTGTTTCAGGCAAGAAAATGTTCAAAGTAGCCTAACTCCAAGTGTAACATTGATTCCTATGGGATTTGATTATTCACTGAAAGTTGTTTTCAAACTTTAAGTGAGGACTACCTTCTCTGTGTTTGAGGTAGATGCATTGTCCCCTATTTAGGATTCAATAAGAGATAGATGGGGTAGTACTCCAAACAATGTGTGTTTCTAACTTATAAAGACATAAATACAATTTTAACAGAAAAACAGGCATAGAAGTAGCTTCATAAATTAGACAGAGGAAAATAATGTGTTTATTGTTAAGTAGGGCAAGTATAATTCTGTTTAAATTGAATTTATTTTAAAGTCTATATTCCATGTAAGTAATCGCTTCGAGAAATCCTTGGTGAAAATTGCACCATAATAAATCAGAAATAAATTCTAATGTTGTGCTGCATATCTTTAGATAAACACTAAATAATAATGAATTGGAAAGGTTACTGGGAGAAATTTTCTGAGGACCCATAACATGGGAAGAGATAGCACTGACTTGATGCAAGTGGCTTTTTGGAAAATCTCAGGTTCACTTACTTTTTGCAACCATCAGTGCACCTACGATTTTGCAAAAGTCTCCCACTTCACACAAAGCCTTGCTGGTGTCATGGGGTCTGAGAAAATTTAGCCCTCTCATACTTGCTATGCATGGGAGTTGACTTAACTTGCATGTGATTGATGTGAGTAGGTACTGAAGCACCTTCAAGTCGACGAATGCACCTATAGATGTCCGTTTCATCATTTTGTTGGCTGCAGGAACTCCTCCGAGCCAGTTGCCAGTCATCCAAAGATGTCATCACTCATTGGCACTCACCATATAAACAGTTATTCAAAAATCTATGGAAATGAAGAAAGAAAATGCAAGAGAATGTAAATCACAATTTTATTATTATAACTCTTAAGTTTGCTGCAAGCGGACAGGATGACAACTGAGGTGTCAGTCATGTGGAATCTGGTTCCTCACTCTATACCGAGTCAAGATAACTCTGTGGCATAAGGAAGTGTTACAGATGCAAACAGAAAATACACTGGGATTAGccaaaaatgatgtcttaataaCAAAGACCCAGATGCTATGTGAGAAGTTCCAAGTGACAGTGCAAGCAAGTTAGAAATgagaactgaaattgctggagatacCTAGTCTGTCAATAccaatggagagagaagaagattaaATGTTTCATGTATCTGACCTTTCGTCAGAACACAGACTTGAGACACTGGGCTGGTTTTAATGGGTCTGTAAGATTCCCTCATTAAAAAAATACATAAAATACttaatcttcttctctctccattggTATTGACAGACTAGgtatctccagcaatttcagttctcATTTCTAACTTGCTTGCACTGTCACCTGGATCTTCTcacatgtcattttgtggctcaCCCTGAAGGCATCTGTCCCTCAGATTGGAATTGATTGGTTCAAGGTAAGTTATTACCTAGAGCAGGCAGGAACGTCTGACAGTGGGCTGATGCAAACAGGCTGGGAAGAAGGAAGGGAATGAGCCAGGAGAACTTTGAAAGGCATATTAAAGAAAAGCCTCTCCTGTGCAGGGAGAGCTGAACATGGTTCAATTGACCCCTGAGAGCCAGGGCTTTCTGAAGCCTCTGCTGACACTGGTAAACTTGTACTGGTGGTTACAGGGTGGGCACAGCATTCCACACCATTTGCAAATCTGCTGCTGAGAGACTGTATGTGCCATTCTATTAACTCTTgttactctctccacagatattgcaaGGGCTGCTGAGTTCACTGAGCATTattggttttatttcagattcccagtATCCAACTTTCCAAAAGTCCAGCATCCGGCACTTTGCTTCTGGATTAAAACAGCAATAAAGCCACTTGAAGGAGATTCTGTCATCAGAGATTATAACAATAATACATAGGCATGAGACTAGGAAATAGATCTTCAGTAACTTATCACAATATTCATCTGTAAGATTAAACAAAAAATGTCGAGTTCAATTTCATTGTATGAAGAGAAGAACTTCATTATACTTGAATATTTTTCACATGCAAAGAGGGTACCATGCTTGAAAATATAAATGATACACTTGCAAAGCATTTATACGTAAAATGTGTCCATCAAAGAGTAGTAGCCAAACTGATTTGCTCAGAATAGAGACAAGCAAAAAAGTTTATTCTGCATGAAGCACCCAAATCAAAACAAGCCAGTCAAATTACTCTCACTGTCTTGTGAAAGCGACCAAGTATAAATTAGCAATTGCTCTGAAACATATAAATCAAATCACTTCTAAGTAACTCAACCACGGACTCTCCAGAATCTGTCCGCCGTCGTCAAGGCACAAGTCcacaagtgtgatggaatactccccacttgcctggatgagagcagctccaacaacattcaagacgcttaacaccatccaggacaaagcagcccattttaTCAGCAGCCCATCCTTCACCTTTATCATCCAAACCCACTACACCAATGATGCATAGTAGCAGCAACATTGTTTTCTCTTGAGGCCTAAAGATGCAAGAAAATATTCAGAGTTTTGAAAATGTATTTGAAAATGTAAAGTGGCAATTTGCTAACCTCCTTTGGCAGCACCTTTCATACCTACAACCTCTACCACAAAGACAGCAGATCAATGGGAACTtcatcacctgcaagtttcccactatgccatcctgacttgtaaatatatcaccattccttcagcgtCACTGGATGAAAATCATGGTACTCcatccctaatagcattgtgggtatCCTTGCATTAAATGGACTGCAACAATTTAACCTTGTCACTTATcaagagatgggcaacaaatgctggtcttccTCGTAACTTCAAACCTTTTTTTTCAGGTAACCATGGTGGGTACTGAGTTAACTGGCTATTATCATCCTTCCTTAGATGTAGCTAATTAAAAGTTGCAATGTATACACGAGATTTTCTATATTTCAGAAAATATAGTGTTGTATATTTTTCAAGTGGGTGAGGTGGGGAATCGGGCTATCTACGATCTGATTTAAGGTTAGTGCCTCCTGGAGTTGTTGACGTTTGTTCACTGTCCTTTCACAGCACCTAAAACTATTCAAGTGGATTTGAGGCACCTTTATTCCAATCCAGTAGACTTAGGAATTGGTGCTGCATGTATAAAATGGtgaatttatttttcaaaacaTATTACTGATTTTAATTGTGCATTGGCTGTAGTCATTGTTGAGtatataaatatatttttaaaatggcaGTACGgtggcagggacccaggtttaattccagcctcaggcaacagtctgtgtggaatttacatgttctctccatgtctgcatgagcttcatctgagtgctccggtttcctcctgcaatccaaagatgtgcaaatcagatgaattggctatgctaaattgccaaaagtgttcagggatgtgtaggttagatgcattagtcaggggtaaatgtcgggtcggggaatgtgtctgggtgggttactcttcagatgaccagtgtggacttgttgggccatagggaTTCTATTCATCGGAATCCCTGCATAGATGAATGGTTATTGACCTGAAGGTTTTAATGCTCTTTGTATCTGTATAAGGCCTGCTTCCTGACTGAGCActttattttagattatcagcaagagcaggcaaaagtgaggactgcagatgctggagatcagagtggtgctggaaaagcacagctggtcaggcagcatccgaggagcaggaaaatcgacatttcgggcaaaagctcttcatcagggctCTAAGCTTGACTATTGGCAAGAGTAGTATGTTGCATTGTATAATGGTTTGTATACTGTTAATAACATAGCAAACGCTTTAGAATAATCTTTTAGTTGACTGctttgatgtgtttgttgattgtaAAAGTTGTAAGTTTACATAAACAACTGAAACTACTTAGCAAGCTTAACTTAATGCAATTTGCAAGTTCCATCAGTTAACAGAGGAACAATAAAAATATATACACTGTTGAGACAAATTTCCTGTACGAATGTTGTAGATGTGGAATGTCGAATTGCAGTTTAAACAGAGTTACAGAGTAATTAATTTTAAATAACACTAAAGATTAATCTAAAATAATGCTCCTATTGGAAAAATTCAGTATCTCATTTAGCTTTCAATTATTGTTGGAGTTTCTTTTAATGCGACTTTTAACTTTTTAACTTGCTTCTTTATCTCAGATAGTCCATTTTCCCCCCTCTCATTAAGTGGTTTTCTGTAAAATTCAACTTTCTGTACAATTCAACTATCATCAAATTAATATTCTGGCACTTCCAATTTCAGAATCTGTGCTGTGATTAAGTTTGAGCTtcagtttgatttattgttgttacATATACTGAGATATTGTGAAAAGTGTTGATTTGCATGCCctgcaggcagatcataccatacaaagtgtatcagagtagcagaacagagtgcagaatacagtgctATAGCCCCACAGAAGATGCAGAGTCACATAAAAGTcagataa comes from Chiloscyllium punctatum isolate Juve2018m chromosome 12, sChiPun1.3, whole genome shotgun sequence and encodes:
- the LOC140483862 gene encoding dual specificity tyrosine-phosphorylation-regulated kinase 2-like, whose translation is MTGNWLGGVPAANKMMKRTSIGAFVDLKESDYTGTMTDQFRVGGDQHFQGQELYEEAESKLTACATPNNSLSAIDKSTLPSHKLESSIQLKGSSSSIKSYDISTRPKGEPMTAVEAKKHYIHKLTPYEEQEIASYSEIYFVGPNSKKRPGIIGAPNNNSYDDDQGSYLYVPHDHIAYRYEVIKVIGKGSFGQVVKAYDHKLHQYIALKMVRNEKRFHRQAAEEIKILDHLRKQDKDNNMNVIHIYESFSFRNHICMTFELLSMNLYELIKKNKFQGFSLPLVRKFAHSILQCLDALHKSHIIHCDLKPENILLKQQGRSGVKVIDFGSSCYDHQKIYTYIQSRFYRAPEVILGAQYGMAIDMWSLGCILAELLTGHPLLPGEDEGDQLACMMELLGMPSKVLLECSKRAKMFISSKGYPRYSSIVTLPDGTVHLNGGRSRRGKTRGPPGQRDWVSALKGCDDQSFIDFLKHCLEWDPALRMTPAQALRHPWLRRRLPKPPTNDKATFVKRMSASPTSLMDAVVKLPPTSASIANKLKSNQSNDSNPNMTQRTVLPKLVS